GCCTGCCATGCTGCTGGAGTTGCTGGCGCGCCAAAGTTAGGCGATAAGACTACATGGGCTCCCCGCATCAAACAGGGTGAAAAGGTTCTGCTTGAGCATACATTAAAAGGTTTTAAAGTTATGCCCCCTAAAGGTGGATGTGGTGAGTGTTCTGACCAAGATATTGAAGATGCTATTGCTTATATGCTCTCAAAGGTCCAGTAATTTAGGATGATTTTTCCCATTCCTTTTTTCATCTTTTGTAAAAGATTTTCGCCTTTCTTGCTTGTCCAAGAAAGGTGAGAAAGAAGGACACCCCGCCTGTTTTTCTTAACGGCTTTTGTTCATTTCTTGCTTGCGAAAGCAAACGAACCAAAGAAAGACACCCCCATCGATTTTTTCAACGGCATTTGACTGCACTCGCTCGGAGAAACAGCAAGCAGTTCTTTTTACCTTTCTTGCTCACCCAAGAAAGGTAACTAAAGAAGGGTGCCCCCCTGCTTTTTTTAACGGAATTTTGTCTTCGCTCATTCAGCGAGGGAGGAAACTCGCTTCGCTCAGACACCCTCCCTCTTTTTCCTCATTCGCTGGAAAAATTCCTAAAAACCAGAAGGGGGATTAAAAAAACATGATTTCCTTGCTC
The Nitrospinota bacterium genome window above contains:
- a CDS encoding c-type cytochrome, which translates into the protein MKKYIIILAVVAFITVSLTASFSKGDVKKGGAIYNRVCMACHAAGVAGAPKLGDKTTWAPRIKQGEKVLLEHTLKGFKVMPPKGGCGECSDQDIEDAIAYMLSKVQ